One genomic region from bacterium CG_4_10_14_0_2_um_filter_33_32 encodes:
- a CDS encoding DUF4446 domain-containing protein, which translates to METNILFIIIAILSIFIISLQIQVLFLRRRIRDLFGKEKGKDIEQVLNDYVKGVSHYFEDVEELKKFSQKLFHLVSKSIQKIGFIRFNPFDDVGGDQSFSIALLDLNNDGILISSLFGRDGTRVYSKPITSGKSKYFLSHEEEKALEEAIKNNRSLDVSQKK; encoded by the coding sequence ATGGAAACAAACATTTTATTTATTATTATTGCTATTTTATCTATTTTTATAATCTCGCTTCAAATACAAGTGCTATTTCTTAGAAGAAGGATAAGAGATCTCTTTGGCAAAGAAAAAGGCAAGGATATTGAACAGGTACTTAATGATTATGTTAAAGGAGTCAGCCATTATTTTGAAGATGTGGAAGAATTAAAAAAATTCTCCCAAAAGTTGTTTCATCTAGTAAGTAAGAGTATCCAAAAGATAGGTTTTATAAGATTTAATCCTTTTGATGATGTAGGTGGAGATCAAAGTTTCTCAATAGCGCTTTTAGATTTAAATAATGACGGTATTTTGATTTCCAGTTTGTTTGGCAGAGACGGTACAAGAGTGTATAGCAAGCCAATCACCAGCGGTAAATCAAAATACTTTTTGTCTCATGAAGAAGAAAAGGCCTTGGAAGAGGCAATAAAAAATAATAGGAGTTTAGATGTTTCGCAAAAAAAATGA
- a CDS encoding translation initiation factor IF-3 produces MVKKFRINKEIRFSPLRVIDADGTQLGVLSKEEAFSRAEEYGLDLVEVSPNARPPVVKIMDFGKFKYEQAKAEKKHNQKQKTGELKEIRFGLKIGTHDLDIKLRRAEEFFKDNNKVQIILRFKGREITHKELGFELLKKFIDRLNEISKLEGGIKSQGMSITALLVPK; encoded by the coding sequence ATAGTTAAGAAATTTCGTATTAACAAAGAAATTAGATTTTCCCCCCTCAGGGTTATAGATGCTGACGGAACTCAACTAGGGGTATTATCAAAAGAAGAGGCTTTTTCAAGGGCTGAAGAATATGGTTTAGATTTGGTAGAAGTTTCTCCCAATGCTCGTCCTCCCGTTGTTAAGATAATGGATTTTGGTAAATTTAAGTATGAACAGGCAAAAGCAGAAAAAAAGCATAATCAAAAGCAAAAGACAGGAGAGCTTAAAGAAATCAGGTTTGGATTAAAAATAGGTACCCATGATTTAGATATAAAGCTGAGACGAGCAGAAGAATTTTTTAAAGATAATAATAAAGTTCAAATTATTTTAAGATTTAAAGGTCGAGAGATAACTCATAAAGAGTTGGGTTTCGAGCTTTTAAAAAAATTTATTGATAGATTAAACGAAATTAGCAAACTAGAAGGAGGTATTAAGAGTCAGGGTATGTCTATAACTGCCCTTCTAGTACCGAAATAA
- a CDS encoding 50S ribosomal protein L35 — MVKMKTHKGTQKRIKVTKTGKLKRRRAYRSHLLEKKSPKRKSKYSKSFAVSSADEKNVKKLLPSR, encoded by the coding sequence ATGGTAAAAATGAAAACCCACAAGGGTACACAAAAGAGAATAAAGGTTACAAAAACAGGAAAGCTTAAAAGAAGAAGAGCTTATCGAAGTCATTTGTTAGAGAAAAAAAGTCCTAAGAGAAAGTCGAAATACTCAAAATCTTTTGCGGTTAGCTCCGCTGACGAAAAAAATGTTAAGAAATTACTTCCAAGTAGGTAA